The Macrobrachium rosenbergii isolate ZJJX-2024 chromosome 56, ASM4041242v1, whole genome shotgun sequence genome includes a region encoding these proteins:
- the LOC136836262 gene encoding putative uncharacterized protein DDB_G0272194 isoform X1: MAENTIRKIVEGLLRADSEKKAVSEHDSGLLFAHMYVKKELHRRMELLDSKRLKKKRTSAKKEGNKDDPLMESEEKGQSPLSPHARDNSKEISAPVIPGKICTVKEELPEDEEVEINGSSSPGRKRTAEQVDIEIKEEEIDDFEFFPCEVSSKDHDEEDDDTDDEDEDEDEEDEDYELKDDEALVIDEDYAPTSSSEESIMPQLLQNLLASPSSALTVDESKSREYLASQLLMNIAQSTTLSQVSRLAANQASPLDLRLTSKSEDKAFIPSAPKIELLKLQQNAKASGLC; this comes from the exons ATG GCAGAGAATACTATCCGTAAGATAGTGGAAGGTCTGCTTAGAGCTGACTCCGAGAAGAAAGCTGTGTCTGAACATGACTCGGGGCTCTTGTTTGCCCATATGTATGTGAAGAAGGAATTGCATCGAAGGATGGAGCTGCTTGATAGTAAAAGACTTAAGAAG aaaagaactagtgcAAAAAAGGAAGGGAATAAAGATGACCCACTCATGGAATCTGAGGAAAAAGGGCAGAGTCCTCTCAGCCCTCATGCCAGAGACAATAGCAAGGAAATTTCTGCACCTGTAATTCCCGGTAAGATTT GTACAGTTAAAGAGGAATTGCCAGAGGATGAAGAAGTTGAAATAAATGGTTCTTCATCACCAGGAAGGAAGCGTACTGCTGAACAAGTAGATATTGAAATCAAAGAGGAGGAAATTGATGATTTTGAATTCTTCCCATGTGAGGTTTCATCCAAAGATCATGACGAGGAAGATGACGAtactgatgatgaggatgaggatgaggatgaggaggatgaggattATGAACTTAAAGATGATGAGGCTCTGGTGATTGATGAGGATTATGCACC aacatcCTCCTCAGAAGAATCTATTATGCCTCAGCTCTTACAAAACTTGTTAGCATCACCTAGTTCTGCTTTAACTGTAGATGAAAGTAAATCAAGAGAATATTTGGCATCTCAGTTATTGATGAACATTGCACAAAGTACTACACTCTCACAAGTGTCCAGACTAGCTGCTAATCAGGCCAGTCCCCTTGATCTGCGGTTAACTTCAAAATCTGAGGACAAGGCTTTTATTCCCAGTGCTCCTAAGATTGAGCTTTTGAAATTACAACAGAATGCAAAAGCAAGTGGTCTTTGTTAG
- the LOC136836262 gene encoding uncharacterized protein isoform X2, producing MAENTIRKIVEGLLRADSEKKAVSEHDSGLLFAHMYVKKELHRRMELLDSKRLKKKRTSAKKEGNKDDPLMESEEKGQSPLSPHARDNSKEISAPVIPGTVKEELPEDEEVEINGSSSPGRKRTAEQVDIEIKEEEIDDFEFFPCEVSSKDHDEEDDDTDDEDEDEDEEDEDYELKDDEALVIDEDYAPTSSSEESIMPQLLQNLLASPSSALTVDESKSREYLASQLLMNIAQSTTLSQVSRLAANQASPLDLRLTSKSEDKAFIPSAPKIELLKLQQNAKASGLC from the exons ATG GCAGAGAATACTATCCGTAAGATAGTGGAAGGTCTGCTTAGAGCTGACTCCGAGAAGAAAGCTGTGTCTGAACATGACTCGGGGCTCTTGTTTGCCCATATGTATGTGAAGAAGGAATTGCATCGAAGGATGGAGCTGCTTGATAGTAAAAGACTTAAGAAG aaaagaactagtgcAAAAAAGGAAGGGAATAAAGATGACCCACTCATGGAATCTGAGGAAAAAGGGCAGAGTCCTCTCAGCCCTCATGCCAGAGACAATAGCAAGGAAATTTCTGCACCTGTAATTCCCG GTACAGTTAAAGAGGAATTGCCAGAGGATGAAGAAGTTGAAATAAATGGTTCTTCATCACCAGGAAGGAAGCGTACTGCTGAACAAGTAGATATTGAAATCAAAGAGGAGGAAATTGATGATTTTGAATTCTTCCCATGTGAGGTTTCATCCAAAGATCATGACGAGGAAGATGACGAtactgatgatgaggatgaggatgaggatgaggaggatgaggattATGAACTTAAAGATGATGAGGCTCTGGTGATTGATGAGGATTATGCACC aacatcCTCCTCAGAAGAATCTATTATGCCTCAGCTCTTACAAAACTTGTTAGCATCACCTAGTTCTGCTTTAACTGTAGATGAAAGTAAATCAAGAGAATATTTGGCATCTCAGTTATTGATGAACATTGCACAAAGTACTACACTCTCACAAGTGTCCAGACTAGCTGCTAATCAGGCCAGTCCCCTTGATCTGCGGTTAACTTCAAAATCTGAGGACAAGGCTTTTATTCCCAGTGCTCCTAAGATTGAGCTTTTGAAATTACAACAGAATGCAAAAGCAAGTGGTCTTTGTTAG